Proteins from a genomic interval of Centroberyx gerrardi isolate f3 chromosome 23, fCenGer3.hap1.cur.20231027, whole genome shotgun sequence:
- the tnfsf12 gene encoding tumor necrosis factor ligand superfamily member 12, translating into MHRILQRRRVRKLRVVWAFLALVALSLAACSALFTAWTWRQTRDLSQSFKILQDRLEQVNTQRKAIVQLILEKRELLVGQRVKRDGGAARGKIGNGRKMASHFDITKVSSQQVGEGGVIKGWEEVTLNMSKAVRYNKEQGTFTVERAGVYFLYCQVLFSEQQSQYVKLDVVAQYGQRIQKLQCMEGYGTTPAAGPHPFHFLKPCQVSGLLRLDKGTELQAVTGSSFRLHPLGTSAASPHVFSIFKVN; encoded by the exons ATGCATCGGATTCTGCAGAGGAGACGAGTGCGCAAGCTGCGGGTCGTCTGGGCTTTCCTGGCCCTGGTGGCTCTGTCTCTGGCCGCATGCAGCGCGCTGTTTACGGCGTGGACTTGGCGACAGACGCGGGACCTGTCCCAGTCCTTTAAGATCCTGCAGGACCGACTGGAGCAG gTGAATACACAGAGGAAAGCCATTGTTCAGCTCATACTGGAGAAGAGAGAGTTGCTGGTGGGgcagagagtgaagagagatg GGGGAGCGGCGCGAGGGAAGATTGGAAATGGAAGGAAAATGGCGTCTCATTTTGATA tAACCAAAGTCTCCTCTCAGCAAG tgggaGAGGGCGGTGTGATAAAGGGCTGGGAAGAAGTGACGTTGAATATGAGTAAAGCGGTGAGGTACAACAAAGAGCAAGGCACCTTCACCGTGGAGAGAGCGGGCGTCTACTTCCTCTACTGCCAG GTGTTGTTCAGTGAGCAGCAGTCCCAGTATGTGAAGCTGGATGTGGTGGCCCAGTACGGGCAGAGGATCCAGAAGCTGCAGTGCATGGAGGGCTACGGGACGACCCCCGCCGCCGGGCCGCACCCCTTCCACTTCCTCAAGCCCTGCCAGGTGTCCGGCCTCCTGCGCCTGGACAAAGGCACGGAGCTGCAGGCCGTCACCGGCTCCTCCTTCAGGCTCCACCCCCTGGGCACCTCCGCCGCCTCGCCGCACGTCTTCAGCATCTTTAAAGTCAACTGA